A single genomic interval of Salmo trutta chromosome 13, fSalTru1.1, whole genome shotgun sequence harbors:
- the LOC115205754 gene encoding dynactin subunit 4 isoform X2 produces MASLLQPDRVLYLVHGEKKIRSPLSTLYFCRYCSELRSLECVSHEVDSHYCPSCLENMPSAEAKLKKNRKRIFNQLNENFRCANCFDCPCCMHTLSTRATNIPAPLPDDPSKTAMKKAYYLACGFCRWTSRDVGMADKSVASGGWQEPDNPHTQRINKLIEYYQQLAQREKLERDRKKLSRRRHYMPLAFSEKYGLGTRLQRQRPGAPITSLAGLSLKEGEDQKEINIEPAQALDEVEPLPEDYYTRPINLPEVTTLRQRLLQPDFQPAGASQLYPKHKHLLIKRSLRCRKCEHNLSKPEFNPTSIKFKIQLVAVSYLPEVRIMSIPNLRFQKESQVLLTLTNPVENITHVTLVGCEEGDPEDINSTAKVMVPTKELVLAGKDAAAEYDELAEPQDFQDDPDVVAFRKSNKIGFFIKVVPQREEDGDVTVSFKIRHDFRNLAAPIRPSEEDDAPTEAIWLTHHVELSLGPLVA; encoded by the exons ATGGCGTCCCTTTTGCAGCCTGACAGGGTTCTCTATCTTGTTCACGGAGAGAAAAAAATCCGATCGCCGTTGTCTACACTTTATTTTTGCCGGTATTGCAGTGAATTGCGTTCTTTAGAATGTGTGTCTCACGAG GTGGACTCCCATTACTGTCCAAGCTGCCTGGAGAATATGCCTTCAGCGGAGGCAAAGCTGAAGAAGAACAG GAAGAGGATATTCAACCAGCTGAACGAAAACTTCAG ATGTGCCAACTGCTTCGACTGCCCATGCTGCATGCACACCCTGTCCACCCGGGCAACCAACATCCCAGCCCCTCTTCCTGACGACCCCAGCAAGACGGCCATGAAGAAGGCCTACTACCTGGCCTGTGGCTTCTGTCGCTGGACATCCAGAGATGTGGGCATGGCTGACAAGTCTGTGG CCAGTGGAGGATGGCAAGAGCCGGACAACCCTCATACTCAACGG ATCAATAAACTGATAGAGTATTACCAGCAGCTGGCCCAGAGAGAGAAACTGGAGAGGGACCGGAAGAAGTTGTCCAGGAGACGACACTACATGCCACTGGCCTTCTCG GAGAAGTATGGTCTGGGTACCAGACTACAGAGACAGAGGCCTGGAGCTCCTATCACCAGTTTGGCTGGTCTTTC TCTGAAGGAAGGTGAAGACCAAAAGGAGATTAACATAGAGCCAGCCCAGGCCTTAGATGAGGTGGAACCACTGCCTGAAGACTACTACACCAGACCAATCAACCTACCTGAGG TGACCACCTTGCGTCAGCGGCTGCTCCAGCCTGACTTCCAGCCTGCCGGAGCCTCTCAGCTCTACCCCAAACACAAACACCTGCTGATCAAGCGCTCTCTGCGATGCAGG AAATGTGAGCACAATCTGAGCAAGCCAGAATTCAACCCAACCTCAATAAAGTTCAAAATCCAGCTGGTGGCTGT GAGTTACCTCCCTGAAGTCAGAATAATGTCCATTCCAAACCTGCGCTTCCAGAAG GAGAGCCAGGTGCTGCTCACCCTGACCAACCCAGTGGAGAACATTACCCACGTCACCCTGGTGGGCTGTGAGGAGGGAGACCCAGAGGACATCAACAGCACTGCTAAG GTGATGGTTCCAACCAAGGAGTTGGTCCTGGCAGGGAAGGATGCTGCAGCAGAATACGACGAGTTGGCTGAGCCTCAGGACTTCCAGGACGACCCAGA CGTGGTGGCCTTCAGGAAATCCAATAAGATTGGTTTCTTCATCAAGGTGGTCCCTCAGCGCGAGGAGGACGGTGATGTCACGGTGTCCTTTAAGATTCGCCACGACTTCCGGAATTTGGCGGCTCCCATAAGGCCGAGCGAGGAGGACGATGCCCCCACCGAGGCAATATGGCTCACACACCACGTAGAGCTCAGCCTGGGGCCGCTAGTAGCGtga
- the LOC115205754 gene encoding dynactin subunit 4 isoform X1 has product MASLLQPDRVLYLVHGEKKIRSPLSTLYFCRYCSELRSLECVSHEVDSHYCPSCLENMPSAEAKLKKNRKRIFNQLNENFRCANCFDCPCCMHTLSTRATNIPAPLPDDPSKTAMKKAYYLACGFCRWTSRDVGMADKSVASGGWQEPDNPHTQRINKLIEYYQQLAQREKLERDRKKLSRRRHYMPLAFSQHTIHVVEKYGLGTRLQRQRPGAPITSLAGLSLKEGEDQKEINIEPAQALDEVEPLPEDYYTRPINLPEVTTLRQRLLQPDFQPAGASQLYPKHKHLLIKRSLRCRKCEHNLSKPEFNPTSIKFKIQLVAVSYLPEVRIMSIPNLRFQKESQVLLTLTNPVENITHVTLVGCEEGDPEDINSTAKVMVPTKELVLAGKDAAAEYDELAEPQDFQDDPDVVAFRKSNKIGFFIKVVPQREEDGDVTVSFKIRHDFRNLAAPIRPSEEDDAPTEAIWLTHHVELSLGPLVA; this is encoded by the exons ATGGCGTCCCTTTTGCAGCCTGACAGGGTTCTCTATCTTGTTCACGGAGAGAAAAAAATCCGATCGCCGTTGTCTACACTTTATTTTTGCCGGTATTGCAGTGAATTGCGTTCTTTAGAATGTGTGTCTCACGAG GTGGACTCCCATTACTGTCCAAGCTGCCTGGAGAATATGCCTTCAGCGGAGGCAAAGCTGAAGAAGAACAG GAAGAGGATATTCAACCAGCTGAACGAAAACTTCAG ATGTGCCAACTGCTTCGACTGCCCATGCTGCATGCACACCCTGTCCACCCGGGCAACCAACATCCCAGCCCCTCTTCCTGACGACCCCAGCAAGACGGCCATGAAGAAGGCCTACTACCTGGCCTGTGGCTTCTGTCGCTGGACATCCAGAGATGTGGGCATGGCTGACAAGTCTGTGG CCAGTGGAGGATGGCAAGAGCCGGACAACCCTCATACTCAACGG ATCAATAAACTGATAGAGTATTACCAGCAGCTGGCCCAGAGAGAGAAACTGGAGAGGGACCGGAAGAAGTTGTCCAGGAGACGACACTACATGCCACTGGCCTTCTCG caaCACACTATTCATGTGGTG GAGAAGTATGGTCTGGGTACCAGACTACAGAGACAGAGGCCTGGAGCTCCTATCACCAGTTTGGCTGGTCTTTC TCTGAAGGAAGGTGAAGACCAAAAGGAGATTAACATAGAGCCAGCCCAGGCCTTAGATGAGGTGGAACCACTGCCTGAAGACTACTACACCAGACCAATCAACCTACCTGAGG TGACCACCTTGCGTCAGCGGCTGCTCCAGCCTGACTTCCAGCCTGCCGGAGCCTCTCAGCTCTACCCCAAACACAAACACCTGCTGATCAAGCGCTCTCTGCGATGCAGG AAATGTGAGCACAATCTGAGCAAGCCAGAATTCAACCCAACCTCAATAAAGTTCAAAATCCAGCTGGTGGCTGT GAGTTACCTCCCTGAAGTCAGAATAATGTCCATTCCAAACCTGCGCTTCCAGAAG GAGAGCCAGGTGCTGCTCACCCTGACCAACCCAGTGGAGAACATTACCCACGTCACCCTGGTGGGCTGTGAGGAGGGAGACCCAGAGGACATCAACAGCACTGCTAAG GTGATGGTTCCAACCAAGGAGTTGGTCCTGGCAGGGAAGGATGCTGCAGCAGAATACGACGAGTTGGCTGAGCCTCAGGACTTCCAGGACGACCCAGA CGTGGTGGCCTTCAGGAAATCCAATAAGATTGGTTTCTTCATCAAGGTGGTCCCTCAGCGCGAGGAGGACGGTGATGTCACGGTGTCCTTTAAGATTCGCCACGACTTCCGGAATTTGGCGGCTCCCATAAGGCCGAGCGAGGAGGACGATGCCCCCACCGAGGCAATATGGCTCACACACCACGTAGAGCTCAGCCTGGGGCCGCTAGTAGCGtga
- the LOC115205754 gene encoding dynactin subunit 4 isoform X3 encodes MASLLQPDRVLYLVHGEKKIRSPLSTLYFCRYCSELRSLECVSHEVDSHYCPSCLENMPSAEAKLKKNRCANCFDCPCCMHTLSTRATNIPAPLPDDPSKTAMKKAYYLACGFCRWTSRDVGMADKSVASGGWQEPDNPHTQRINKLIEYYQQLAQREKLERDRKKLSRRRHYMPLAFSQHTIHVVEKYGLGTRLQRQRPGAPITSLAGLSLKEGEDQKEINIEPAQALDEVEPLPEDYYTRPINLPEVTTLRQRLLQPDFQPAGASQLYPKHKHLLIKRSLRCRKCEHNLSKPEFNPTSIKFKIQLVAVSYLPEVRIMSIPNLRFQKESQVLLTLTNPVENITHVTLVGCEEGDPEDINSTAKVMVPTKELVLAGKDAAAEYDELAEPQDFQDDPDVVAFRKSNKIGFFIKVVPQREEDGDVTVSFKIRHDFRNLAAPIRPSEEDDAPTEAIWLTHHVELSLGPLVA; translated from the exons ATGGCGTCCCTTTTGCAGCCTGACAGGGTTCTCTATCTTGTTCACGGAGAGAAAAAAATCCGATCGCCGTTGTCTACACTTTATTTTTGCCGGTATTGCAGTGAATTGCGTTCTTTAGAATGTGTGTCTCACGAG GTGGACTCCCATTACTGTCCAAGCTGCCTGGAGAATATGCCTTCAGCGGAGGCAAAGCTGAAGAAGAACAG ATGTGCCAACTGCTTCGACTGCCCATGCTGCATGCACACCCTGTCCACCCGGGCAACCAACATCCCAGCCCCTCTTCCTGACGACCCCAGCAAGACGGCCATGAAGAAGGCCTACTACCTGGCCTGTGGCTTCTGTCGCTGGACATCCAGAGATGTGGGCATGGCTGACAAGTCTGTGG CCAGTGGAGGATGGCAAGAGCCGGACAACCCTCATACTCAACGG ATCAATAAACTGATAGAGTATTACCAGCAGCTGGCCCAGAGAGAGAAACTGGAGAGGGACCGGAAGAAGTTGTCCAGGAGACGACACTACATGCCACTGGCCTTCTCG caaCACACTATTCATGTGGTG GAGAAGTATGGTCTGGGTACCAGACTACAGAGACAGAGGCCTGGAGCTCCTATCACCAGTTTGGCTGGTCTTTC TCTGAAGGAAGGTGAAGACCAAAAGGAGATTAACATAGAGCCAGCCCAGGCCTTAGATGAGGTGGAACCACTGCCTGAAGACTACTACACCAGACCAATCAACCTACCTGAGG TGACCACCTTGCGTCAGCGGCTGCTCCAGCCTGACTTCCAGCCTGCCGGAGCCTCTCAGCTCTACCCCAAACACAAACACCTGCTGATCAAGCGCTCTCTGCGATGCAGG AAATGTGAGCACAATCTGAGCAAGCCAGAATTCAACCCAACCTCAATAAAGTTCAAAATCCAGCTGGTGGCTGT GAGTTACCTCCCTGAAGTCAGAATAATGTCCATTCCAAACCTGCGCTTCCAGAAG GAGAGCCAGGTGCTGCTCACCCTGACCAACCCAGTGGAGAACATTACCCACGTCACCCTGGTGGGCTGTGAGGAGGGAGACCCAGAGGACATCAACAGCACTGCTAAG GTGATGGTTCCAACCAAGGAGTTGGTCCTGGCAGGGAAGGATGCTGCAGCAGAATACGACGAGTTGGCTGAGCCTCAGGACTTCCAGGACGACCCAGA CGTGGTGGCCTTCAGGAAATCCAATAAGATTGGTTTCTTCATCAAGGTGGTCCCTCAGCGCGAGGAGGACGGTGATGTCACGGTGTCCTTTAAGATTCGCCACGACTTCCGGAATTTGGCGGCTCCCATAAGGCCGAGCGAGGAGGACGATGCCCCCACCGAGGCAATATGGCTCACACACCACGTAGAGCTCAGCCTGGGGCCGCTAGTAGCGtga
- the LOC115205754 gene encoding dynactin subunit 4 isoform X5 — protein sequence MASLLQPDRVLYLVHGEKKIRSPLSTLYFCRYCSELRSLECVSHEVDSHYCPSCLENMPSAEAKLKKNRCANCFDCPCCMHTLSTRATNIPAPLPDDPSKTAMKKAYYLACGFCRWTSRDVGMADKSVASGGWQEPDNPHTQRINKLIEYYQQLAQREKLERDRKKLSRRRHYMPLAFSEKYGLGTRLQRQRPGAPITSLAGLSLKEGEDQKEINIEPAQALDEVEPLPEDYYTRPINLPEVTTLRQRLLQPDFQPAGASQLYPKHKHLLIKRSLRCRKCEHNLSKPEFNPTSIKFKIQLVAVSYLPEVRIMSIPNLRFQKESQVLLTLTNPVENITHVTLVGCEEGDPEDINSTAKVMVPTKELVLAGKDAAAEYDELAEPQDFQDDPDVVAFRKSNKIGFFIKVVPQREEDGDVTVSFKIRHDFRNLAAPIRPSEEDDAPTEAIWLTHHVELSLGPLVA from the exons ATGGCGTCCCTTTTGCAGCCTGACAGGGTTCTCTATCTTGTTCACGGAGAGAAAAAAATCCGATCGCCGTTGTCTACACTTTATTTTTGCCGGTATTGCAGTGAATTGCGTTCTTTAGAATGTGTGTCTCACGAG GTGGACTCCCATTACTGTCCAAGCTGCCTGGAGAATATGCCTTCAGCGGAGGCAAAGCTGAAGAAGAACAG ATGTGCCAACTGCTTCGACTGCCCATGCTGCATGCACACCCTGTCCACCCGGGCAACCAACATCCCAGCCCCTCTTCCTGACGACCCCAGCAAGACGGCCATGAAGAAGGCCTACTACCTGGCCTGTGGCTTCTGTCGCTGGACATCCAGAGATGTGGGCATGGCTGACAAGTCTGTGG CCAGTGGAGGATGGCAAGAGCCGGACAACCCTCATACTCAACGG ATCAATAAACTGATAGAGTATTACCAGCAGCTGGCCCAGAGAGAGAAACTGGAGAGGGACCGGAAGAAGTTGTCCAGGAGACGACACTACATGCCACTGGCCTTCTCG GAGAAGTATGGTCTGGGTACCAGACTACAGAGACAGAGGCCTGGAGCTCCTATCACCAGTTTGGCTGGTCTTTC TCTGAAGGAAGGTGAAGACCAAAAGGAGATTAACATAGAGCCAGCCCAGGCCTTAGATGAGGTGGAACCACTGCCTGAAGACTACTACACCAGACCAATCAACCTACCTGAGG TGACCACCTTGCGTCAGCGGCTGCTCCAGCCTGACTTCCAGCCTGCCGGAGCCTCTCAGCTCTACCCCAAACACAAACACCTGCTGATCAAGCGCTCTCTGCGATGCAGG AAATGTGAGCACAATCTGAGCAAGCCAGAATTCAACCCAACCTCAATAAAGTTCAAAATCCAGCTGGTGGCTGT GAGTTACCTCCCTGAAGTCAGAATAATGTCCATTCCAAACCTGCGCTTCCAGAAG GAGAGCCAGGTGCTGCTCACCCTGACCAACCCAGTGGAGAACATTACCCACGTCACCCTGGTGGGCTGTGAGGAGGGAGACCCAGAGGACATCAACAGCACTGCTAAG GTGATGGTTCCAACCAAGGAGTTGGTCCTGGCAGGGAAGGATGCTGCAGCAGAATACGACGAGTTGGCTGAGCCTCAGGACTTCCAGGACGACCCAGA CGTGGTGGCCTTCAGGAAATCCAATAAGATTGGTTTCTTCATCAAGGTGGTCCCTCAGCGCGAGGAGGACGGTGATGTCACGGTGTCCTTTAAGATTCGCCACGACTTCCGGAATTTGGCGGCTCCCATAAGGCCGAGCGAGGAGGACGATGCCCCCACCGAGGCAATATGGCTCACACACCACGTAGAGCTCAGCCTGGGGCCGCTAGTAGCGtga
- the LOC115205754 gene encoding dynactin subunit 4 isoform X4 encodes MYLSYRTSINIYSTTLSSDWPLPFLLPSYFHNCVDSHYCPSCLENMPSAEAKLKKNRKRIFNQLNENFRCANCFDCPCCMHTLSTRATNIPAPLPDDPSKTAMKKAYYLACGFCRWTSRDVGMADKSVASGGWQEPDNPHTQRINKLIEYYQQLAQREKLERDRKKLSRRRHYMPLAFSQHTIHVVEKYGLGTRLQRQRPGAPITSLAGLSLKEGEDQKEINIEPAQALDEVEPLPEDYYTRPINLPEVTTLRQRLLQPDFQPAGASQLYPKHKHLLIKRSLRCRKCEHNLSKPEFNPTSIKFKIQLVAVSYLPEVRIMSIPNLRFQKESQVLLTLTNPVENITHVTLVGCEEGDPEDINSTAKVMVPTKELVLAGKDAAAEYDELAEPQDFQDDPDVVAFRKSNKIGFFIKVVPQREEDGDVTVSFKIRHDFRNLAAPIRPSEEDDAPTEAIWLTHHVELSLGPLVA; translated from the exons atgtaTTTGTCATACCGCACGTCAATCAACATTTATTCAACAACCCTGTCGTCTGATTGGCCGTTGCCGTTTTTACTTCCGTCCTACTTTCATAATTGT GTGGACTCCCATTACTGTCCAAGCTGCCTGGAGAATATGCCTTCAGCGGAGGCAAAGCTGAAGAAGAACAG GAAGAGGATATTCAACCAGCTGAACGAAAACTTCAG ATGTGCCAACTGCTTCGACTGCCCATGCTGCATGCACACCCTGTCCACCCGGGCAACCAACATCCCAGCCCCTCTTCCTGACGACCCCAGCAAGACGGCCATGAAGAAGGCCTACTACCTGGCCTGTGGCTTCTGTCGCTGGACATCCAGAGATGTGGGCATGGCTGACAAGTCTGTGG CCAGTGGAGGATGGCAAGAGCCGGACAACCCTCATACTCAACGG ATCAATAAACTGATAGAGTATTACCAGCAGCTGGCCCAGAGAGAGAAACTGGAGAGGGACCGGAAGAAGTTGTCCAGGAGACGACACTACATGCCACTGGCCTTCTCG caaCACACTATTCATGTGGTG GAGAAGTATGGTCTGGGTACCAGACTACAGAGACAGAGGCCTGGAGCTCCTATCACCAGTTTGGCTGGTCTTTC TCTGAAGGAAGGTGAAGACCAAAAGGAGATTAACATAGAGCCAGCCCAGGCCTTAGATGAGGTGGAACCACTGCCTGAAGACTACTACACCAGACCAATCAACCTACCTGAGG TGACCACCTTGCGTCAGCGGCTGCTCCAGCCTGACTTCCAGCCTGCCGGAGCCTCTCAGCTCTACCCCAAACACAAACACCTGCTGATCAAGCGCTCTCTGCGATGCAGG AAATGTGAGCACAATCTGAGCAAGCCAGAATTCAACCCAACCTCAATAAAGTTCAAAATCCAGCTGGTGGCTGT GAGTTACCTCCCTGAAGTCAGAATAATGTCCATTCCAAACCTGCGCTTCCAGAAG GAGAGCCAGGTGCTGCTCACCCTGACCAACCCAGTGGAGAACATTACCCACGTCACCCTGGTGGGCTGTGAGGAGGGAGACCCAGAGGACATCAACAGCACTGCTAAG GTGATGGTTCCAACCAAGGAGTTGGTCCTGGCAGGGAAGGATGCTGCAGCAGAATACGACGAGTTGGCTGAGCCTCAGGACTTCCAGGACGACCCAGA CGTGGTGGCCTTCAGGAAATCCAATAAGATTGGTTTCTTCATCAAGGTGGTCCCTCAGCGCGAGGAGGACGGTGATGTCACGGTGTCCTTTAAGATTCGCCACGACTTCCGGAATTTGGCGGCTCCCATAAGGCCGAGCGAGGAGGACGATGCCCCCACCGAGGCAATATGGCTCACACACCACGTAGAGCTCAGCCTGGGGCCGCTAGTAGCGtga
- the LOC115205754 gene encoding dynactin subunit 4 isoform X6: MYLSYRTSINIYSTTLSSDWPLPFLLPSYFHNCVDSHYCPSCLENMPSAEAKLKKNRCANCFDCPCCMHTLSTRATNIPAPLPDDPSKTAMKKAYYLACGFCRWTSRDVGMADKSVASGGWQEPDNPHTQRINKLIEYYQQLAQREKLERDRKKLSRRRHYMPLAFSQHTIHVVEKYGLGTRLQRQRPGAPITSLAGLSLKEGEDQKEINIEPAQALDEVEPLPEDYYTRPINLPEVTTLRQRLLQPDFQPAGASQLYPKHKHLLIKRSLRCRKCEHNLSKPEFNPTSIKFKIQLVAVSYLPEVRIMSIPNLRFQKESQVLLTLTNPVENITHVTLVGCEEGDPEDINSTAKVMVPTKELVLAGKDAAAEYDELAEPQDFQDDPDVVAFRKSNKIGFFIKVVPQREEDGDVTVSFKIRHDFRNLAAPIRPSEEDDAPTEAIWLTHHVELSLGPLVA; the protein is encoded by the exons atgtaTTTGTCATACCGCACGTCAATCAACATTTATTCAACAACCCTGTCGTCTGATTGGCCGTTGCCGTTTTTACTTCCGTCCTACTTTCATAATTGT GTGGACTCCCATTACTGTCCAAGCTGCCTGGAGAATATGCCTTCAGCGGAGGCAAAGCTGAAGAAGAACAG ATGTGCCAACTGCTTCGACTGCCCATGCTGCATGCACACCCTGTCCACCCGGGCAACCAACATCCCAGCCCCTCTTCCTGACGACCCCAGCAAGACGGCCATGAAGAAGGCCTACTACCTGGCCTGTGGCTTCTGTCGCTGGACATCCAGAGATGTGGGCATGGCTGACAAGTCTGTGG CCAGTGGAGGATGGCAAGAGCCGGACAACCCTCATACTCAACGG ATCAATAAACTGATAGAGTATTACCAGCAGCTGGCCCAGAGAGAGAAACTGGAGAGGGACCGGAAGAAGTTGTCCAGGAGACGACACTACATGCCACTGGCCTTCTCG caaCACACTATTCATGTGGTG GAGAAGTATGGTCTGGGTACCAGACTACAGAGACAGAGGCCTGGAGCTCCTATCACCAGTTTGGCTGGTCTTTC TCTGAAGGAAGGTGAAGACCAAAAGGAGATTAACATAGAGCCAGCCCAGGCCTTAGATGAGGTGGAACCACTGCCTGAAGACTACTACACCAGACCAATCAACCTACCTGAGG TGACCACCTTGCGTCAGCGGCTGCTCCAGCCTGACTTCCAGCCTGCCGGAGCCTCTCAGCTCTACCCCAAACACAAACACCTGCTGATCAAGCGCTCTCTGCGATGCAGG AAATGTGAGCACAATCTGAGCAAGCCAGAATTCAACCCAACCTCAATAAAGTTCAAAATCCAGCTGGTGGCTGT GAGTTACCTCCCTGAAGTCAGAATAATGTCCATTCCAAACCTGCGCTTCCAGAAG GAGAGCCAGGTGCTGCTCACCCTGACCAACCCAGTGGAGAACATTACCCACGTCACCCTGGTGGGCTGTGAGGAGGGAGACCCAGAGGACATCAACAGCACTGCTAAG GTGATGGTTCCAACCAAGGAGTTGGTCCTGGCAGGGAAGGATGCTGCAGCAGAATACGACGAGTTGGCTGAGCCTCAGGACTTCCAGGACGACCCAGA CGTGGTGGCCTTCAGGAAATCCAATAAGATTGGTTTCTTCATCAAGGTGGTCCCTCAGCGCGAGGAGGACGGTGATGTCACGGTGTCCTTTAAGATTCGCCACGACTTCCGGAATTTGGCGGCTCCCATAAGGCCGAGCGAGGAGGACGATGCCCCCACCGAGGCAATATGGCTCACACACCACGTAGAGCTCAGCCTGGGGCCGCTAGTAGCGtga
- the LOC115205754 gene encoding dynactin subunit 4 isoform X7: MPSAEAKLKKNRKRIFNQLNENFRCANCFDCPCCMHTLSTRATNIPAPLPDDPSKTAMKKAYYLACGFCRWTSRDVGMADKSVASGGWQEPDNPHTQRINKLIEYYQQLAQREKLERDRKKLSRRRHYMPLAFSQHTIHVVEKYGLGTRLQRQRPGAPITSLAGLSLKEGEDQKEINIEPAQALDEVEPLPEDYYTRPINLPEVTTLRQRLLQPDFQPAGASQLYPKHKHLLIKRSLRCRKCEHNLSKPEFNPTSIKFKIQLVAVSYLPEVRIMSIPNLRFQKESQVLLTLTNPVENITHVTLVGCEEGDPEDINSTAKVMVPTKELVLAGKDAAAEYDELAEPQDFQDDPDVVAFRKSNKIGFFIKVVPQREEDGDVTVSFKIRHDFRNLAAPIRPSEEDDAPTEAIWLTHHVELSLGPLVA, translated from the exons ATGCCTTCAGCGGAGGCAAAGCTGAAGAAGAACAG GAAGAGGATATTCAACCAGCTGAACGAAAACTTCAG ATGTGCCAACTGCTTCGACTGCCCATGCTGCATGCACACCCTGTCCACCCGGGCAACCAACATCCCAGCCCCTCTTCCTGACGACCCCAGCAAGACGGCCATGAAGAAGGCCTACTACCTGGCCTGTGGCTTCTGTCGCTGGACATCCAGAGATGTGGGCATGGCTGACAAGTCTGTGG CCAGTGGAGGATGGCAAGAGCCGGACAACCCTCATACTCAACGG ATCAATAAACTGATAGAGTATTACCAGCAGCTGGCCCAGAGAGAGAAACTGGAGAGGGACCGGAAGAAGTTGTCCAGGAGACGACACTACATGCCACTGGCCTTCTCG caaCACACTATTCATGTGGTG GAGAAGTATGGTCTGGGTACCAGACTACAGAGACAGAGGCCTGGAGCTCCTATCACCAGTTTGGCTGGTCTTTC TCTGAAGGAAGGTGAAGACCAAAAGGAGATTAACATAGAGCCAGCCCAGGCCTTAGATGAGGTGGAACCACTGCCTGAAGACTACTACACCAGACCAATCAACCTACCTGAGG TGACCACCTTGCGTCAGCGGCTGCTCCAGCCTGACTTCCAGCCTGCCGGAGCCTCTCAGCTCTACCCCAAACACAAACACCTGCTGATCAAGCGCTCTCTGCGATGCAGG AAATGTGAGCACAATCTGAGCAAGCCAGAATTCAACCCAACCTCAATAAAGTTCAAAATCCAGCTGGTGGCTGT GAGTTACCTCCCTGAAGTCAGAATAATGTCCATTCCAAACCTGCGCTTCCAGAAG GAGAGCCAGGTGCTGCTCACCCTGACCAACCCAGTGGAGAACATTACCCACGTCACCCTGGTGGGCTGTGAGGAGGGAGACCCAGAGGACATCAACAGCACTGCTAAG GTGATGGTTCCAACCAAGGAGTTGGTCCTGGCAGGGAAGGATGCTGCAGCAGAATACGACGAGTTGGCTGAGCCTCAGGACTTCCAGGACGACCCAGA CGTGGTGGCCTTCAGGAAATCCAATAAGATTGGTTTCTTCATCAAGGTGGTCCCTCAGCGCGAGGAGGACGGTGATGTCACGGTGTCCTTTAAGATTCGCCACGACTTCCGGAATTTGGCGGCTCCCATAAGGCCGAGCGAGGAGGACGATGCCCCCACCGAGGCAATATGGCTCACACACCACGTAGAGCTCAGCCTGGGGCCGCTAGTAGCGtga